The Astatotilapia calliptera chromosome 17, fAstCal1.2, whole genome shotgun sequence genome has a segment encoding these proteins:
- the morn2 gene encoding MORN repeat-containing protein 2 isoform X1 encodes MSDKKGSDSLNTDGGGPLKVSYIFPNGDRYEGECSRSAYGALVRSGAGKHTSASGITYTGEWHEDKMHGRGTMQYPSGAQYEGEFKDNMYNGTGTYTFPDGSMCKGHFHNNRLEGDGAFISAQGLFWTGEFHGKAALGLKLEHNL; translated from the exons ATGTCTG ataaGAAAGGAAGCGATTCTTTGAACACTGATG GGGGTGGACCTCTAAAAGTCTCCTACATTTTTCCAAACGGAGACAGATATG AGGGAGAGTGCAGCAGGTCTGCATATGGAGCACTGGTGAGGAGCGGTGCTGGTAAACACACCTCAGCAAGTGGCATCACAtacactggagagtggcatgaGGACAAA ATGCATGGTAGAGGGACCATGCAGTATCCCTCTGGAGCACAATATGAAGGAGAATTCAAAGACAACATGTACAACGGCACAGGAACATACACCTTCCCAGATGGTTCTATGTGTAAAGGTCACTTTCATAataacag GTTGGAGGGAGATGGGGCCTTCATTAGCGCACAGGGACTGTTCTGGACGGGGGAGTTCCACGGCAAAGCAGCGCTTGGACTCAAATTGGAACACAATCTTTAG
- the dhx57 gene encoding putative ATP-dependent RNA helicase DHX57, whose protein sequence is MNARRRGGKPNRGGGRFNKQRGGGGGNRKGGTRLWDDGDDFNLDFGPSYFSRSNKGRGGGAHAGGGDGGRGGKKARDRDRNGKSSSKALPRSLTSTRMHSKVSECIRPEVSSMPLQKIFMTNANQEQLKELLRILQTQDSDELYDDSGSDYSGLDEEEEEEFDELDYREEGQFWATNDEPVQKAESPTFDLEYEDEQPSPEPVISLFAIGKLCRYGFDRERSKQALEAGGGEFGATLEQLLQQIFTERYGQKAVSPDGLDEVPLDECVNQKQEEALALAAIYGDRFSERIANAVWTVTLDLSFLSRSPVKKGGVVGGGAPNIGDICKFYMKGQGCRYGNKCWFKHEFPKKDMSEAGSSDLKGPGQPGVSSYSPPEYELEVRFPKGNRYPFQAPIVAFSTNDESLCAAGRLHVTERLLGEALSAAESNQPVVYTLITLCEDENTMKELLSIRHHKYSTPPPVIAVPPPFLAIAKSKTVRSKASEESMNAITSSSNHANSGSAAASSNPRTTDIKRTVDAEELDEKDEDERDHAVPVKNDSYVKLKRNMVKKHNTMGNLLLENSKLCKEFSRKQSSRRYSSMLEQRKNLPAWQEKEHILDVLDQCQVLVISGMTGCGKTTQVPQFILDASLSGPAEQVANIICTQPRRISAMSVAQRVAQERAECLGNSVGYQIRLESVRTSVTRLLYCTTGVLLRRLEGEADLRGVTHVIVDEVHERTEESDFLLLVLKDLMVQRPDLKIILMSATLNANLFSDYFYNCPTIHIPGRTFPVDQFFLEDAIANTRYVIEDGSPYMRSGKQNQSTTGARSRGDLSCVVDDLSEDVWNFMSFCNKDFVKDSVPDQQLSLQDLTIRYKDTKKSVLKTIATMDLDKINMDLVESLLEWIVEGKHNYPPGAVLVFLPGLAEIKMLYEQLQSNRMFNNRGASRCVVYPLHSTLSNEEQQAVFSRPPDGVTKIIISTNIAETSVTIDDVVYVIDSGKMKEKRYDSSKSMESLEDTWISQANALQRRGRAGRVASGVCFHLFTSHCFKHQLAEQQLPEIQRVPLEQLCLRIKILDVFAEQPLESVFSRLIEPPSVGSLDAAKQRLQDLGALTTDEKLTPLGYHLACLPVDVRIGKLMLFGAIFRCLDPALTIAASLAFKSPFVSPWDKREEANKKKVEFAVAKSDHLALLQAYKGWCSAARNGHRASFLYCRENFLSWRGLQEIASLKRQFAELLSDIGFIKEGLKARIIEQMSYKGTDGVMEATGPEANLNSSNIRLMSAMLCAALYPNVVQVRAPQGTYKKTGTGVMKMQPKANELRFVTKNDGYVHVHPSSVNYTVRHYDSPYLVYHEKVKTSRVFIRDCSMVSVYPLVLFGCGQVNVELHRREFVISLDDGWIRFAAASHEVAELLKELRWELDLLLEDKIKNPSMDLCSCPRGSSIIQMIVHLISTE, encoded by the exons ATGAACGCAAGGAGAAGAGGTGGGAAGCCCAACAGAGGAGGTGGAAGATTTAATAaacaaagaggaggaggaggaggaaatcgGAAAGGAGGAACCAGGCTCTGGGATGACGGGGATGATTTCAACCTTGATTTTGGACCCTCTTATTTCAGCAG ATCAAATAAAGGACGAGGTGGTGGCGCCCATGCTGGTGGCGGGGATGGTGGTCGAGGAGGAAAGAAAGCTAGAGATCGAGACCGAAATGGGAAAAGTAGTAGCAAGGCTCTGCCAAGGTCCTTGACGAGTACCAGGATGCACTCAAAGGTCAGTGAATGCATCAGACCAGAGGTGAGCAGTATGCCGTTGCAGAAGATCTTCATGACTAATGCGAACCAGGAACAACTCAAGGAGTTGCTGAGGATTTTACAGACACAGGACTCTGATGAACTGTATGA TGATTCTGGTTCAGATTATTCCGGGCtagatgaggaggaagaagaggaatttGATGAATTGGATTACCGTGAGGAAGGCCAGTTTTGGGCCACGAATGATGAGCCtgtacagaaagcagagagccCAACATTTGACCTAGAATATGAGGATGAACAGCCCAGCCCTGAACCTGTTATCTCCTTATTTGCCATAGGAAAGCTCTGCAG ATATGGTTTTGACAGGGAGCGCAGCAAACAGGCGCTGgaagctggtggaggagagTTTGGGGCAACTTTGGAACAGCTCCTCCAACAGATTTTCACTGAGCGCTATGGTCAGAAAGCAGTTTCCCCTGATGGACTTGATGAGGTGCCTTTGGATGAGTGTGTAAACCAAAAGCAGGAGGAGGCCTTGGCTCTAGCTGCTATTTATGGCGATCGCTTCAGTGAGCGCATTGCCAATGCTGTATGGACAGTAACCCTGGACCTGTCGTTCCTCTCACGATCTCCTGTTAAGAAAGGAGGAGTGGTAGGTGGAGGAGCTCCAAACATCGGTGACATCTGCAAATTCTACATGAAAGGTCAAGGCTGCCGCTATGGAAACAAATGTTGGTTCAAACATGAATTTCCCAAAAAAGACATGTCTGAGGCTGGTTCCTCGGACCTGAAAGGCCCAGGCCAGCCTGGTGTCAGCAGCTATTCTCCTCCTGAGTATGAGCTGGAAGTTCGTTTCCCCAAAGGGAACCGTTACCCTTTTCAAGCACCAATAGTTGCCTTCAGTACCAATGATGAGTCTCTCTGCGCTGCGGGGAGGCTCCATGTGACTGAGAGATTACTTGGAGAGGCATTGTCTGCAGCAGAAAGCAACCAGCCTGTTGTTTACACCCTGATAACCTTGTGTGAGGATGAAAATACCATGAAAGAACTATTGTCCATACGGCATCACAAATACAGCACCCCACCTCCTGTGATTGCTGTTCCTCCACCCTTTCTTGCCATAGCAAAGAGTAAAACTGTAAGGAGCAAAGCTTCTGAGGAGAGCATGAATGCCATCACCAGCAGTAGTAACCATGCAAACAGCGGGAGTGCTGCTGCATCTAGCAACCCAAGGACCACAGATA TAAAACGGACAGTGGATGCAGAAGAGCTGGATGAGAAAGACGAGGATGAGAGGGACCACGCAGTTCCAGTTAAGAACGACAGTTACGTCAAGCTAAAGAGGAACATGGTGAAAAAGCACAATACGATGGGCAATCTGCTGCTAGAAAACAGCAAGCTGTGCAAAGAGTTCAGTAGGAAACAG TCCTCCAGACGCTACAGTTCTATGCTTGAACAGAGGAAGAATCTTCCAGCTTGGCAAGAGAAAGAGCACATCCTAGATGTATTGGACCAGTGTCAGGTGCTGGTGATCAGTGGCATGACTGG GTGTGGTAAGACCACTCAGGTTCCTCAGTTCATTCTAGATGCCTCTTTGAGTGGCCCCGCGGAGCAGGTGGCCAACATCATCTGCACGCAGCCTCGCCGCATTTCTGCCATGTCAGTGGCTCAGAGAGTGGCACAGGAGCGCGCAGAGTGTCTGGGGAACTCTGTGGGCTACCAGATCCGCCTGGAGAGTGTCAGG ACTTCAGTCACCAGGCTGCTATACTGCACCACAGGGGTGTTGCTGAGGAGACTGGAGGGTGAGGCAGACCTCAGAGGAGTCACGCATGTCATCGTGGATGAGGTGCACGAGCGAACAGAGGAGAG tGACTTTCTGCTTCTGGTGCTCAAAGACTTGATGGTGCAAAGGCCTGACTTGAAGATTATCCTCATGAGTGCCACTCTTAATGCAAACCTCTTTTCTGACTATTTCTATAACTGTCCTACTATCCACATACCAG GGCGCACCTTTCCTGTTGACCAGTTTTTTCTTGAAGATGCCATTGCTAATACTcg CTATGTCATTGAGGATGGTAGCCCTTACATGCGCTCAGGAAAACAGAATCAGTCAACCACGGGTGCCCGAAGCAGAGGGGACCTGAGTTGCGTGGTAGATGATTTGAGTGAAGATGTCTGGAACTTCATGTCTTTCTGTAATAAAGACTTTGTCAAAGACTCGGTCCCAGACCAACAGCTCAGCCTGCAGGATCTCACCATCAGATACAAAg ATACTAAGAAGTCTGTGCTCAAAACCATCGCCACAATGGACCTGGACAAGATCAATATGGACCTGGTGGAAAGCCTGCTGGAGTGGATAGTAGAAGGAAAGCACAACTACCCACCTG GTGCAGTGCTGGTGTTTTTGCCAGGCCTCGCTGAGATCAAGATGCTCTATGAGCAGCTTCAGTCCAATAGAATGTTCAACAACAGGGGCGcgtccag GTGCGTGGTGTACCCCCTTCACTCAACATTGTCCAATGAGGAGCAGCAAGCAGTTTTTAGCCGGCCTCCAGATGGTGTCACAAAGATCATCATCTCCACCAACATTGCTGAGACCTCAGTAACCATCGACGACGTGGTTTATGTCATCGACTCCGgaaaaatgaaggagaaaag gtacGATTCATCTAAAAGCATGGAGAGCCTGGAGGACACGTGGATTTCTCAAGCTAACGCGCTGCAGAGAAGGGGTCGAGCAGGTCGTGTGGCCTCGGGGGTCTGCTTCCACCTCTTCACCAGCCACTGCTTTAAACACCAGCTGGCTGAGCAGCAGCTGCCTGAGATCCAGAGAGTGCCACTAGAGCAGCTCTGTCTCCG AATCAAGATCCTGGATGTGTTCGCGGAGCAGCCGCTGGAGTCAGTCTTCTCTCGGCTCATCGAGCCCCCGTCAGTGGGAAGCTTGGACGCTGCCAAGCAGCGCCTTCAGGACCTGGGAGCTCTGACCACAGATGAGAAGCTGACCCCGCTGGGCTACCACCTGGCCTGCCTGCCTGTCGACGTGCGCATCGGAAAGCTCATGCTGTTCGGCGCCATCTTCCGCTGCCTTGACCCAGCACTCACCATTGCTGCAAGTCTGGCCTTCAAATCCCCATTT GTGTCTCCATGGGATAAGCGAGAGgaagcaaataaaaagaaagtggaGTTTGCAGTGGCTAAAAGTGACCATCTAGCTTTGTTGCAGGCATACAAG ggATGGTGCTCCGCAGCAAGGAATGGCCACCGTGCCAGCTTCCTCTACTGCAGGGAGAACTTCCTGTCATGGCGGGGTTTACAG GAGATCGCCAGTCTGAAGAGGCAGTTTGCTGAGCTGTTGTCTGACATTGGCTTCATCAAGGAGGGACTGAAGGCCAGGATTATTGAGCAAATGTCTTACAAGGGTACAGACGGGGTCATGGAAGCTACTGGCCCTGAG GCAAACCTAAATTCCAGTAACATCCGGCTGATGTCCGCCATGCTGTGTGCTGCCCTCTATCCTAACGTGGTCCAG GTACGAGCTCCTCAAGGGACTTATAAGAAGACGGGCACGGGAGTGATGAAGATGCAACCCAAAGCCAACGAGCTCCGCTTTGTGACCAAGAACGACGGTTACGTCCACGTGCATCCATCATCTGTCAACTACACG GTTCGCCACTACGACAGCCCGTACCTGGTTTACCATGAGAAGGTGAAAACGAGTCGCGTTTTCATCAGGGACTGCAGCATGGTGTCTGTTTACCCGCTGGTGCTGTTTGGATGCGGACAGGTCAACGTGGAGCTGCACAGAAGGGAGTTTGTCATCTCCCTGGATGATGGGTGGATCCGatttgctgctgcttcacacgaG GTGGCTGAGCTTTTGAAGGAGCTGCGCTGGGAGCTGGACCTGCTTCTGGAGGATAAAATCAAAAACCCGAGCATGGACCTGTGCAGCTGCCCCCGTGGCTCCAGCATCATACAAATGATCGTCCACCTCATCTCTACAGAGTAG
- the morn2 gene encoding MORN repeat-containing protein 2 isoform X2: MSDKKGSDSLNTDGGGPLKVSYIFPNGDRYEGECSRSAYGALMHGRGTMQYPSGAQYEGEFKDNMYNGTGTYTFPDGSMCKGHFHNNRLEGDGAFISAQGLFWTGEFHGKAALGLKLEHNL; encoded by the exons ATGTCTG ataaGAAAGGAAGCGATTCTTTGAACACTGATG GGGGTGGACCTCTAAAAGTCTCCTACATTTTTCCAAACGGAGACAGATATG AGGGAGAGTGCAGCAGGTCTGCATATGGAGCACTG ATGCATGGTAGAGGGACCATGCAGTATCCCTCTGGAGCACAATATGAAGGAGAATTCAAAGACAACATGTACAACGGCACAGGAACATACACCTTCCCAGATGGTTCTATGTGTAAAGGTCACTTTCATAataacag GTTGGAGGGAGATGGGGCCTTCATTAGCGCACAGGGACTGTTCTGGACGGGGGAGTTCCACGGCAAAGCAGCGCTTGGACTCAAATTGGAACACAATCTTTAG